TTCGTGAGCTGGCCGGTTTTACTGCCCTCAAGCGAGAGGTTGCATACGGTGAGGAAGGCAGCCGCGTGGATTTTCGCCTGGAGTTCGCGCAAGGGCCGGCTTATGTCGAGGTCAAGAGCGTGACCCTGGGCTACCCGGACTCCGCCGTGGCGGCGTTCCCCGACGCCGGGACCCAGCGCGGCGCAAAGCACCTGCGTGAGCTGGCAGCACTGGCGCGGCAGGGTGTGCGCGCGGTGCAACTGTATTGCGTGAACCTTACCGGCATCGAAGCCGTGCGCCCAGCCGAAGAGATTGACCCCGCCTATGCCAAGGCACTGCGCGCCGCTGTTGCCGATGGCGTGGAAGTGCTCGCCTACGGCGCGCGCCTGGATGCCAAGCAAATTGTCATCGACCGGCCATTGCCGGTACTGATCACCCCATGAGCCAGATGCCCTGGCTGTCTTCCTGACAGCCCAGGGCCTCAAGCATCTCGCCCTCACAAGGGCCGGCAACGCATTCGCCGCTCTCGATCAGGAACAGTGCACCGTGATGGGCACAGTGGATAAGGCTGGCGCTGTCATCCAGAAAAGCATCTGCTGCCCAGTTCAGGGGGATGCCCCGGTGTGGGCAACGGTTACGGTAAAGCAGCACCTGGCCTTGGCGGCGTACGCCGAACAGTTCGGTGCCGTCTACGCTGAAGGCGCGGCTGTGGCCTTCGGCCAACGCGTCTGACGTACATAGAAAGTGCATTAATGGGGACGACTCGTGAAACAAACGGATGGCTTGACGCTTCAATGCGAATAATTATCAAATTGCCCGCATTGGCTGCGCTGGCCTTCTATGGTGCGCAGTTCCGCCGCTCGCCACAAGGCGTTTGGCCCGCCTCCAGAAGGAACCCGATGATGCGCCGTCCTGCTGCCTTGCTCGCCTTGTGCGCGGCTCTGTTAGTTTCCAACCAGGCTTTGGCCGATCAACTGCCGCAGCGTTGGGTAAGCGCGGGTGGGGCGTTGAGTGAATGGATCACCGAATTGGGTGGGCAACCGCGGTTAGTGGGTGTCGACACTACAAGCCAGAACCCGGAAGCCTTGAAAGCGCTGCCGAGCATTGGTTACCAACGCCAGTTGTCGGCCGAGGGTGTTCTCAGCTTGCGCCCGGACATACTGGTTGGCACCGAAGAAATGGGGCCGCCACCTGTGCTGGCGCAAATCCGCAAAGCGGGCGTGAGGGTAGAGTTGTTCTCCAGCAAGGCAGAAGTGGCCGCAGTGGATGAGAACCTCAAGCACCTGGGCAGCCTGCTCGGCGCTGAGCAGAAAGCTGCGCAGCTTACGGCGGATTATCATCAGCAGCTTGAGGCGTTGCAGGCGCAGATCAAGCAGGCTCAGGCGAGCAACAAGGTACCGGGCGTGTTGCTGTTGGTTGGCCACGCGGGCGCCAAACCGCTGATCGCCGGGCAGGGCACTGCCGGGGACTGGCTGTTGCGCGAGGCTGGGGCGCGAAACCTGGCCGAGCATCAGGGTTACAAGAACTTCTCCAACGAGTCGCTGGCTGCGCTGGACCCTGATGTGGTGGTGTTCTCCGATCGTGCCCTAAGCGGTGAACAGGCGTTGCAAGCCCTGCTGAAGGAAAACCCGGCACTCTCGGCCTCGCGTGCGGTACGCGACAAGCGGTTGGTGTCCCTTGATCCGACGCTGCTGGTCGGTGGCCTGGGGCCACGCCTGCCGGCGACCTTGCGCGATCTGGCTGCAGCGTTCTATCCGGCAGCCAAGGTCAGCCTCACGCAATGAGACATCGCGTTCAACCTCGTACATTGATTGTTTGCCTGAGCCTGTTGTGCCTGTTGTCGGTATGGCTGTCGCTGGCGTTGGGGCCTGTCAGCCTGCCGCTGTTCGATACCCTGCGTGCGGGCCTGCGTTTATTGGGGTTGCCAATAGCTGGCGATGGCCTGGAGCAGGCTGAAATGATCCTGGGCCAGATACGCCTGCCCCGCACACTGCTGGGGTTGGCGGTTGGCGCGGTGCTGGCGCTTTCCGGCGTGGCGATGCAGGGGCTGTTTCGCAACCCGCTGGCCGACCCTGGCCTGGTAGGGGTGTCTGCCGGGGCGGCGATGGGGGCGGCGGTGGCCATCGTGGGTGGTACCTGGTTTGGCGGCATGCCGGACGTTCTGGCGCCTTACTTGCTATCGCTGTGCGCTTTCATCGGCGGGCTTGGTGTAACTGCGCTGGTTTATCGCCTGGGGCGACGCGACGGGCAGACCAATGTTGCCACTATGTTGCTGGCGGGTGTGGCGATGACTGCTTTGGGTGGCGCTGCGGTGGGTTTGTTCTCCTACCTCGCCGATGACGCTACCTTGCGTACTTTGACGTTCTGGAACCTGGGCAGCCTCAACGGCGCCAGTTATGACCGGTTATGGCCGCTGCTGCTCGTCGTAGCTGCCGTGGCGGTTTGGCTGCCT
The genomic region above belongs to Pseudomonas sp. PSKL.D1 and contains:
- the sfsA gene encoding DNA/RNA nuclease SfsA; amino-acid sequence: MVFFPPLEEGRLLRRYKRFLADIELANGEQLTIHCPNTGSMLNCMREGGQVWFSRSNDPKRKLPGTWEISETPQGRLACVNTGRANALVEEALRAGVIRELAGFTALKREVAYGEEGSRVDFRLEFAQGPAYVEVKSVTLGYPDSAVAAFPDAGTQRGAKHLRELAALARQGVRAVQLYCVNLTGIEAVRPAEEIDPAYAKALRAAVADGVEVLAYGARLDAKQIVIDRPLPVLITP
- a CDS encoding Rieske (2Fe-2S) protein codes for the protein MHFLCTSDALAEGHSRAFSVDGTELFGVRRQGQVLLYRNRCPHRGIPLNWAADAFLDDSASLIHCAHHGALFLIESGECVAGPCEGEMLEALGCQEDSQGIWLMG
- a CDS encoding heme/hemin ABC transporter substrate-binding protein, which gives rise to MMRRPAALLALCAALLVSNQALADQLPQRWVSAGGALSEWITELGGQPRLVGVDTTSQNPEALKALPSIGYQRQLSAEGVLSLRPDILVGTEEMGPPPVLAQIRKAGVRVELFSSKAEVAAVDENLKHLGSLLGAEQKAAQLTADYHQQLEALQAQIKQAQASNKVPGVLLLVGHAGAKPLIAGQGTAGDWLLREAGARNLAEHQGYKNFSNESLAALDPDVVVFSDRALSGEQALQALLKENPALSASRAVRDKRLVSLDPTLLVGGLGPRLPATLRDLAAAFYPAAKVSLTQ
- a CDS encoding FecCD family ABC transporter permease, giving the protein MLSVWLSLALGPVSLPLFDTLRAGLRLLGLPIAGDGLEQAEMILGQIRLPRTLLGLAVGAVLALSGVAMQGLFRNPLADPGLVGVSAGAAMGAAVAIVGGTWFGGMPDVLAPYLLSLCAFIGGLGVTALVYRLGRRDGQTNVATMLLAGVAMTALGGAAVGLFSYLADDATLRTLTFWNLGSLNGASYDRLWPLLLVVAAVAVWLPRRARALNALLLGESEARHLGIEVERLKRELVFCTALGVGAAVAAAGLIGFIGLVVPHLVRLLAGPDHRVVLPASLLAGSVLMLLADLVARLALAPAELPIGIVTAFIGAPFFLYLLIRGRS